A window of Methanocaldococcus vulcanius M7 genomic DNA:
ATATATTTTGATTTTTTTAATTTTTTATAATTTTTAATCGTTTGTTGATTTGATTTAATCTCCCCTATATTGCATTTTCTCTTCTTCACTCATTTGAGTTATATCTAATCCCTTCATCGCTTCTCCTAAGTTTTTACTAACCTCTGCCACGATTTCTGGCTTGTCATAGTTGTACGTTGCCTCAACTATTGCCTTAGCTCTTTCTAATGGATTTTCTGATTTAAATATCCCTGAACCAACAAAAACCCCATCAGAACCGAGTTTCATCATCAATGCAGCATCTGCGGGTGTTGCCACTCCTCCAGCTGCAAAGTTAACAACAGGCAATCTTTTCAGTTTTTTTACTTCTAAGAGAGTGGAGTAAAGCCCTTCAATGATCTCAGAGAGCGTAAAATCTTCATAAACAACTTCGTTTTCTAAAACAGATGTTGGTAATCCCATTCCCTCCTTAACAGTTTTTGATAACTCAGCATATCTTCCAGCGTAAAATTTAGCAACTCCGTAGATCTCATCATCTGACATTTTTTCTAACTGGGAGATCGCTTCATTCATCAATCTCATATGTCTAACTGCCTCAACAATATTTCCAGTTCCTGCCTCTCCCTTTGTTCTTATCATCGCTGCTCCTTCCCAGATCCTTCTAACTGCCTCTCCTAAGTTTCTCGCTCCACAAACAAATGGAACTTTAAATTTCCTTTTATAGATATGGAAGAAAGGATCTGCTTGTGTTAAGACCTCACTCTCGTCTATCATATCAACTCCAATCGCCTCTAAAACCTCTGCCTCCGTTGTATGGCCTATTCTACACTTTGCCATCACTGGGATTGAAACAGCATCCATAATTTCTTCTATTAACGCAGGATCTGACATTCTCGCAACTCCACCACTTGCCCTTATATCCGCAGGAACTCTCTCCAAAGCCATAACTGCAACAGCTCCTGCTTCCTCAGCAATCTGTGCCTGCTCTACATTGGTAACGTCCATTACAACTCCATGTTTAACCATCTTTGCAAATCCTTTTTTTAGTAAATCAGTTCCTTTCTTTGCAGTTTCCATAATCTCACCGTTTAGGATTTCATATTCTATTTAGATTTTGCATTTCTATTGTTTTTCTATTGTTTTATTGTTCTTTATAATTTTTATTTTGAATTTAATTTATTGTAATTTTGATATTTATTTTTCATTATCATCTTAAACGTCAATTCTATATCTGATGTATGTTTTTTATAGTTTTTGTTAAAAATTATCGAGTGAATATTAAAACAAAAACAAATACAAGCAAAGAGAGCCAAAGTATTATTGCATATATTGTATATTTTTTTGCTTTTTCCTTTTCCCACCATCTGTATGGTGAAACACCATATGAGGAAAATATTGCAACAGCAGATAGGTTTATTGCAATCATATTTATTAAAAATAATATAAATGCTGAAAAACTATATCCTACATACCCCGCCCCAATTAGTAGTCCAAATACTACAAGAGGAGGTAAGAGGGCAATCGCAATCATAACTCCAACAACTGAAGAGGATATGTTAGTTATTGTCGATAAACTCCCTGCTATCCCTGCCGAAAGTGCGATTACCACATTCCATAGATCTAATGTTATTCTTGAATGTATCTGAGGATTTTCTAAATTTATAGGAAGATAATGTCCCGCTATGGCTGAAATAACAATCACAATCAGCAACTCCACAACAATCGTCTTTATACTTTTTAATGCCAGTTTGTAATCTGCCACAGTAATCGATAATGCCAATGCAATATGTGGACTTAATAGTGGGGCAATAATCATAGAAGCGATCAGTAAAACAATATCATTCCTGTATATCCCTGCTATCGCAACGATCGTTGAAAGAAGAAGCATCATTATATTATCTTTATTGAGTTTTGCAATATCTGCTACCACGTTGTATAACTCTTCCCTGATTAATCTCTCTGGCTCTTTATCTTCTTTTTCTTCAATTGGAGGATACGTCATTGTTGGTTCAAACACTACAATTCTGTAATTTGCTCCTCCAAACTCCTCTTTTAGCTTATCAACGATCTTTTCACTATCTTTTAATGTTGTCAAGATTTGTATTGTTGAGATAGAATTATTTGTTTTTACATCTGCCCATACGACTCCATCCCATTTTTTTATTTCATCGATCCCTACAAATAAATGCTTTGGAATATAACACTCGATAAATCTAAGTTTCATAACTAAACGCCCATCTTTTTAATATTTTTAATGTTCTTTTTTAATTCTCTTTGATTCTAATACGATAAGATATATATAAGATATATATTGGAGTTATTAAAATAATATCAAAATAATAAAACTAAATAGATTTAAGTTAGATTTAAAAGTTAAGCTATGAAACCGTAGCTATCGTTCTAACAAACCCTCCACCATCACCAACAGGAACACTTTGCCCATCTTTTCCGCAGTATCCCACACTAAGTTTGAAATCCTTAGTTATTGCATCTACCTTGAATAAAATATCTAATATCTCTCCACTCAGCCCAGCATCTTTTAAGATAGTGGTTAATTTTCCTCCTTCTATTAGGTATGCCTCAACCGCACTAAACTGAAACAGGCCTTTTCCAGTATCAACCTGCCCTCCCCTCGAACCTTTTAAAAATATTCCGTTTTTAGTATCTTCCAACAACTCCTCAAATGTCCAATCTCCAGGTTTTATATAGGTGTTGCTCATTCTTACTATTGGTTTGTTCAGCCCTTCCGCTCTTCCATTACCTGTTAGTTCAGCATCCATTCTCCCAGCTGTCTCTCTTGAATGAAGAAACGTTTTTAAGATCCCATCTTCAATTATTGTAGTTTTTTGTCCTTTAACTCCTTCGTCATCATAGACATAAGATCCAAAAGCTCCTTTTA
This region includes:
- the pdxS gene encoding pyridoxal 5'-phosphate synthase lyase subunit PdxS, with amino-acid sequence METAKKGTDLLKKGFAKMVKHGVVMDVTNVEQAQIAEEAGAVAVMALERVPADIRASGGVARMSDPALIEEIMDAVSIPVMAKCRIGHTTEAEVLEAIGVDMIDESEVLTQADPFFHIYKRKFKVPFVCGARNLGEAVRRIWEGAAMIRTKGEAGTGNIVEAVRHMRLMNEAISQLEKMSDDEIYGVAKFYAGRYAELSKTVKEGMGLPTSVLENEVVYEDFTLSEIIEGLYSTLLEVKKLKRLPVVNFAAGGVATPADAALMMKLGSDGVFVGSGIFKSENPLERAKAIVEATYNYDKPEIVAEVSKNLGEAMKGLDITQMSEEEKMQYRGD
- a CDS encoding TIGR00341 family protein, which produces MKLRFIECYIPKHLFVGIDEIKKWDGVVWADVKTNNSISTIQILTTLKDSEKIVDKLKEEFGGANYRIVVFEPTMTYPPIEEKEDKEPERLIREELYNVVADIAKLNKDNIMMLLLSTIVAIAGIYRNDIVLLIASMIIAPLLSPHIALALSITVADYKLALKSIKTIVVELLIVIVISAIAGHYLPINLENPQIHSRITLDLWNVVIALSAGIAGSLSTITNISSSVVGVMIAIALLPPLVVFGLLIGAGYVGYSFSAFILFLINMIAINLSAVAIFSSYGVSPYRWWEKEKAKKYTIYAIILWLSLLVFVFVLIFTR